In the Hordeum vulgare subsp. vulgare chromosome 7H, MorexV3_pseudomolecules_assembly, whole genome shotgun sequence genome, one interval contains:
- the LOC123411866 gene encoding uncharacterized protein LOC123411866, producing MPQCPSQRSTKGKEVVEEHNNRKRSRRNIAASAPTQLVIHEPSNSRTSSGTSSDGEDVQNELAASFPTRSILTSIKGFEQGESSKGRKRSRESTRYANLTPEQNQARRDRERVRRQCLAPEVREEINARRRARRKSLTHEERNARQQARRQSLTAEQREVMNARTRKHRQSITPEERQALLAKRRMSYAARRDTPCDESIAVRCPEARGASRAENPSSYTPTLTIGTEGKVLTPTHFCCLEGCFISYCLQSFVSNFMDEDTILDEIMDEEYYIFSGEAEQVGEDVNFDEAQDASVVGSSVFDPYEIVYSNIPNSTHTLKHVANCKHCDAKKFEYETKSFCCQNGKIKLANPEPIPELMRL from the exons ATGCCTCAATGTCCAAGCCAACGGTCTACTAAAGGAAAAGAAG TGGTGGAGGAACATAACAATAGAAAGAGGTCTCGTCGTAATATTGCAGCGAGCGCTCCAACACAATTGGTAATACATGAGCCGTCCAACTCAAGAACATCGAGTGGAACATCCTCTGATGGTGAAGATGTTCAGAACGAGTTAGCTGCAAGTTTTCCTACTCGCAGCATCCTCACATCAATCAAAGGCTTTGAACAAGGAGAGAGCTCGAAGG GACGGAAGCGTTCCCGTGAATCTACTCGCTATGCTAACCTTACACCGGAACAAAACCAAGCAAGGCGTGATCGTGAGAGAGTGCGCCGTCAATGTTTAGCGCCTGAGGTTAGGGAAGAGATCAATGCTCGCAGGAGAGCGCGTAGGAAGAGTTTAACACATGAAGAAAGGAATGCACGCCAACAAGCACGTAGGCAAAGTTTGACAGCAgagcagagggaagtgatgaatgcaCGTACAAGAAAACATAGGCAAAGCATAACACCTGAAGAGAGGCAGGCACTGCTTGCTAAACGCAGGATGAGCTATGCAGCTAGGCGGGACACACCATGTGATGAATCCATTGCAGTGCGATGCCCTGAGGCACGTGGTGCTTCACGAGCGGAAAACCCATCCTCATACACTCCCACACTCACCATTGGAACCGAGGGTAAGGTTCTCACCCCTACTCACTTTTGTTGCCTCGAGGGGTGTTTCATTAGCTACTGTCTACAATCATTCGTGAGTAACTTCATGGACGAGGATACCATCCTTGATGAGATTATGGATGAGGAGTACTACATTTTTTCGGGTGAAG CCGAGCAAGTTGGTGAGGATGTAAATTTTGATGAAGCACAAGATGCCTCGGTCGTAGGCTCAAGTGTATTTGATCCATATGAGATAGTATACTCAAACATCCCTAATAGCACGCACACACTTAAGCATGTCGCAAACTGCAAGCACTGTGACGCCAAGAAATTCGAGTATGAGACAAAGTCCTTCTGCTGTCAGAATGGTAAAATCAAGCTAGCAAACCCAGAGCCCATTCCAGAACTAATGAGGCTCTGA